Part of the Streptomyces europaeiscabiei genome is shown below.
CCACCGCGATCTTCTGCGGCGCGGTCTTCTACGTGGGCGCGGTCGGCACGATCCTGTACCTGTTCAAGGACTCCTACGAGAGCAAGCTCGCGAGCGGCGGCCGGCCCGGCCGGTTCGCGACCTCCGTCATGGAGCGGTTGCCCGCCTCGGCCTCCCTGGACAAGTTCTCGTACCGGGTCAACGCCGCCGTCTTCCCGCTGTGGACGTTCACGATCATCGCGGGCGCCATCTGGGCGGGCGACGCGTGGGGCCGTTACTGGGGCTGGGACCCCAAGGAGACCTGGTCGTTCATCACCTGGGTCGCCTACGCCTGCTACCTGCACGCCCGCGCCACGGCCGGCTGGAAGGGCCGCAAGGCCGCGTACATCGCGATCGTCGCCTTCGCCTGCTGGCTGTTCAACTACTACGGCGTCAACATCTTCGTCAGCGGCAAGCACTCCTACGCGGACGTGGGCCTGGCCGTGCTGCACTCCGTCGGAGGCGGAGCCTGACGGTTCGGTTTCCGCGCGGCCGCCCCGTACGACTTCCGTACACCGAAGGCCGGTTCCCTTGTGACGTGAGTCACGGGAACCGGCCTTCGGTGTACGGACAGTGGGAGTACGTGGAGACAAATGACGGGGGCACGGGGGACCGGAGTGCGCTGCGCGCGCGGATCAGGGACGGGGACGCGGGGGCCTTCGGGGAGGTCTTCGACGCGTACGCGCGGTCCGTCTACAACCATGCCTTCCGGCTGACGGGGGACTGGTCGACGGCCGAGGACATCGTGTCGCTGACCTTCCTGGAGGCGTGGCGGCTGCGCGGCAAACTGGACGCGGAGGGCGGCTCGCCGCGCCCGTGGCTGCTCGGCATCGCCACCAACGTGGCCCGCAACACCCGCCGGGCCGCCCGGCGCCATGCCGCCGCCGTCGCGCGGCTGCCGAGGCCCGAGTCCGAGCGGGACTTCGCCGACGAGGTCGCCGGGAACCTCGACGACCGGGCGTATCTGCGGGCCGTACGCGCGGCGGTGGACCGGCTGCGGCGCCCCGAGCGCGAGGTGCTCGCCCTGTGTGCCTGGGGCGGCCTCGACTACGCCGCCGCCGCCGAGGCCCTCGGTGTCCCCGTCGGCACCGTACGCTCCCGGCTCTCCCGGGCCCGCGCCAAGCTTGCCGCGCAAGTGCGGGACGGGGAACCAGGCCGCGGGCGCGGACAGACAAGAGGCGGCCACACCTCCGTGGCCGGGCCCATCCAGGAGGGGAACCCGTGAACGACAACCCGTCCCCCCAAGAAGTTCCGTCCTCCCCGGGCATCCCGCCTGCCGAGGACCGGGACCTCCCGCCGGGCCGCCGACGCGTTCTGAGGGAGCACCTGATGCGTGAGATCGACAGTGGCGCGGAGCACGCGGCGAGCGCACGTAGGGCCGAGGACACCGAGGACACCGAGGACACCGAGGGCAACGGCCCGTCCGTGCGACAGTTCTGGCGGCGGCCCGCCTTTGTGGCGCCCGCCGTCGCCGCCGCGCTGACCGTCGCCGTGGTGGTCGGCTCCACCGTGGCCCAGAACGCCACCACGCCGCCGAAGCAGGGCGCGGACAGCGCGACCGGCCGACGCGGCGGGATCCCGAGCGACGAGAGCGCGACCGCGCTGCTGGAGCGGATCGCGGCGGCGGCCGGGAAGCGGACCCTGCCCCCGGTCAGGGACGACCAGTTCGTCTACACCGAGCAGGAGGACTACCACTGGAAGGCGGACGGCGCACTGCCGACCGTGAACTGTGCCATGACCCTGGAAGGGCACCCTTACGGCGTGCGCGAGATCTGGGCGTCGGTCGACGGGCGGCGTGCCGGGCTGTCCCGGCTGTACGAGGGCGACGACAAGGTGACGAACCAGCCCCTCGCCGAGCAGCTGCCCGGCAAGGACCAGGTCAACTTCTTCCGGGAGGCGGAGGACGAGCTGCCCACCGACACCGAGAAGATGTACCGCTATCTGTACGGGCTGAAGTCCGGCGAGAGGCCGTCCGGCAAGGCGTCCGCCGACCGGGACGCCTTCGACAAGGCCGCGGCGCTGCTGAGCGGGCAGCTTCTGCCGTCGAAGGCCGAGGCCGCGCTGTACCGGGCCGTCGCGCGGATTCCCGGGCTGACCGTGGAACGGGGTTCCGAGGACGCGGCGGGGCGGACCGGGATGTCCGTGGGGATCGAAGGGGCGTATCCCGGTGACTTCGCCCAGAGCCGCTCCCGCCATGAACTGCTGTTCGACACAAAGACGTTGGACTTCCTGGCCCTGAACTCGATCAACCTCGACACACCGGACGACGACTGCGAGGTCCTCGACGTCGGCGACCTCGTCTCGTCCGTGGCGGTCCTGCGACGGGGGGTCGTGGACGAGACCGGTCAACGGCCGTGACGACCCCGCCGCCGGCCGGTCCCGCACAGGCGGGGACGCGGCGGTGTGGGCGTCGTGTCTCACGCGGTCCGCCTCCTGAACGGCAGCCCCGAGGCCCCCACCGAGGCCCCCGGAATTCCCGCACACCAAGCCGGCGCCGCCCTCGGCGTGGCTCCCACAGGCTGCGCCGAGCGGTACCCCGCCATCCGCCATCGCGAGGCTCCTCGGTTCGGGCGTGTTCGAGCACGGGGACGAGGGCGACACCGACTTCGACTTCGGGCTCGACCGGGTGCTCGACGGCGTCGAGGCCCTGGTCGAGTCGCGACGCTGATGCCGGTCTCTCCGCGTTCTTGAGAACACCGCCCGGGGCCGGTTCTCCTACAACTCAGGTATCACCCGCCGCTGTTGTGTCATTCCCAGGGTGGAGGGAGGCGCGGCCCGGCGAGGGATCCGCATGCATGGCCGCTTCCTGAATGATCTTTCCTGTCCGAACGTGTGACCGGAAGGATCGATTTCGTGCGCAGACGACGTCTCGTGCCCCTGTTAGCCGTGAGTGTCACGGCAACGCTGGCTCCCGCGCTCGCCACCTCGACGGCCACCGCCGCTCCGGCGGCCTCCCCGTCGACCGTCTCCCGCTCGACCGCCTCCTCGTCCGCCGCCGAGGGCGCGCTGGACCGGTATGTGAAGCAGAAGCCGAAGTGGAAGCGGTGCGACGCCGACGCCCCGGCGAAGTTCCAGTGCGCCACCATCAAGGTCCCGCTGGACTACCGGGCCCCCGGCGGCAAGCGGATCGACCTGGCCATATCCCGGCTCAAGAGCACCGCGCCCGACAAGCGCCGCGGTGTCCTGTTCTCCAACCCCGGCGGCCCCGGGGGCTCGGGGCTCTACATGCCGCTGGGGATCCAGGAGTTGCTTCCCAAGGCCGCACAGCGGAAGTACGACCTCATCGGCTTCGACCCGCGCGGTGTGGGACGGAGCAGCCCGGTCTCCTGCGGTCTGAAGCCGAAGGAGGAGAACTGGCTGCGGCCCTACAAGAAGGAGACGTTCGCCAAGGATGTCGCCTGGGCACGCGGCGTCGCGAACAAGTGCGAGAAGAAGGCGGGCGGCACGCTCCGGCACATCACCACGCGCAACACCGCGCGTGACATGGATCTGATCCGGACGATCCTCGGTGAGAAGAAGATCTCGTACCTGGGTTACTCGTACGGCACCTACCTGGGCGCCGTCTACACCCAGCTCTTCCCGCGCCGGGCCGACCGGTTCGTGCTGGACAGCGCGGTCGAACCGGCGCGCGCCTGGCGAGGGATGATCCAGTGGTGGGCGGAGGGCGCGGAGCCCGCGTTCGACCGGTGGACCGGGTGGGCCGCCGAGCGTTCGGAGAAGTACGGTCTCGGTGACACCCCGAAGAAGGTCGACCGGACCTTCTGGGACCTGGTCGCGCGGGCCGAGAAGAAGCCCATCGAGGTGGACGGGCAGCCGATCACCGCTGATGACATCCGGATCGGTATGCGCGGGGCGGTCTTCTCCCCGGAGTTCGCCTCCGAGGCGATGGTGGAGCTGAAGAAGGCCGCGGCCGGCAAGCCCGCCTCGGCGAAGAAGCTCGCGGTGTTCGCCGGCTCCGTGGGGACCGGGACGGCAGGCGCCGCCGGCGGTGGCGCCGAGGTCCCGTCCGACAACTCGATGGCGAGCTTCTGGGCCGTGGTGTGCGGAGACAACTCGGCCGCGTGGTCCCGGGATCCTGAGAGCTATCGACGGGACGCCATCAAGGACAAGCGCCGTTACCCGCTCTTCGGTGACTTCGCGTCCAGCATCAAACCCTGTGCGTTCTGGGACAAGTCCGTGGAACCGGCGACCAGGGTGAACAACAAGGTCGGCTCCCTGGTCGTCCAGAACGAGTGGGACTCGCAGACCCCGCTGCCCAGCGGTCAGGCCCTGCACGCCGACCTGAAGGGCTCGAGGATGGTCACCGTCCTCGGCGGCGAGGGCCACGGCGTCTACCCGAACGGAAACGCCTGCTCGGACGGCGCGGTCAACGGCTACCTGCTCACCGGAAAGCTCCCGGCGAAGGACGTGACCTGCGAGGCGACGGCCGGCTCGAACGCGGAGGCACGGGAGAACCAGAAGCGGGACGTGCTCCCCGGTTCTCCGCTCCCGGAGCGTGCCCCGGACCGTTTCTGAGCCTCCCTTGACCCGCATGACCCAGTGAAGACGGGGCGGACCTCCTGGCGAGGTCCGCCCCATCGCGCGTCGCCGTCGCCGTCGCCGGAGTCGGAGTCGGAGGCGGTTGGTCACCCCACGCGCAGCGGGCGGCCCGCGAGCGCGTCGTCCGGCCAGTCCTTCGACGCCCGCCACAGGAGGGCGTCGGCGGCCGGGCGGGTGGCGGAGAGGTGTTCCAGGTCCCGGCACATGCGTTCGGCCACCTCGGGGTCCGGTAGGACGAGGGGATCCGTCAGCTGCCACACCGCGTGCAGCAGCCGGCGTACGCGGGCGTGAAGGGCCGGGTCCGGGCGGCCGAGTGCCACCGCGCCCCGGCCGTCGTCGTACGGGGCCGATGCGATGAAGGCCAGGGACTTCAGCCAGGTGCGGGGGTCCGCCCCGTGGAAGGTGTCGCTGAGGTGCGTCACCGCGAAGTCCGCCTCTCCCAGGGCGAGTTCGTGGTGGGCCCGGTGGAGGGGGCGGGCGCTGCCGTAGTGGGCGGCCAGGGTGTGGTGGGCGTCCCGCCAGGTCGGACGGTCCGGACGGTCCGGGCGGTTCGGACGGTTCGGACGGTCCGGGCGGTTCGGGCTGTCGGTGGTGGTCCCGTGGCGGAGCCGCAGCAACAGCAGGGTGCGTAGGAAGGCGTCGCCCACGAAGTGGTCGGGGGCGGGTGGGTGGCCCTCCGCCGCGAGCCGGTCCTCCAGGGCCTGTACGCCCGGCTCGCCGAACCCGGCCGGGAGCCGGGACTCGGCGAGGGCTACCGCCGAGTCGTGGTCGTGGGCGACGGCGAGGACGGCCAGCTCGTCGACGTGCTCCTCGTCCGGGAGCAGGCGGTCCAGCAGCAGTTGGTAGGTGGGGCGTCCGGCGTGGTCGGCGAGCAGCAGGTCGGCCGGCGCGGTGACTCCACGGGGGAGGTTCCGGCGGGCCGCTTCGGCCATGAGTGCCGTGCCGGCGGGATTCCCGCCGGTCAACCGGTGGATGGCGGACGGGAGCAGGGGCGGGAACGGCACCGGTATCGCCACTCGCGCCGGCGTCGGCGGCGGCGTCGACAACGGCACCGGCATCGGTGTTGGCATCGGTGTCGGTGTCGCCTGTTCCGCGCCGCAGGCCGTCTCCAGGACATGCCGCGTCTCGTCGGGTGACAGGGGCGGCAACGGCACCAGCAGGGCGTGCGACGACGGCGTACCACCCGGTGTCCAGCCGTCGGCACGGGTCGCCTCCGGCAGTGTGCGGCGGGTCGCGTTGCGCAGGGCCGGGTGGCCCTGTCCCCGCAGCCCGGCGAAGAACGACACCTGGTCGGCCCTGCCGTCGGCCCGGTCCCGCAGCACCGACTCCATCAGCCGCCGCCCCGCCGCCTCCTGCACGTTGTCGAGCAGGATCACCGGCCGCCCGGCCCGCTGCGCCCGAGGTACGACCCCCGCGTACGCGTCGTCCAGGTCCGCGAGCAGTGCCCGTACGAGGTGGTGCTCGGCGTGGGTCCGGGCGTCGCCGCCCGCCCTGAAGTGCCGGGAGAGGAGCACCAGGCCGAGCTTCGGGCTCCCCGCCGCGTGCGGATGGTCGCGGTACCAGACCGCGCCCCGGCGCAGCCGCCGGTGCGAGGACGACATGCCCTCACTGAACGCCTCCAGCGCGGCCTCGATGATCGCCTCGACCACCGGCTGCCCCTGGACCGACATCGACGACACCAGCCGGGCCACGGTCTTCCCGACCCACCGCCCCGCCAGCCAGCCGCCCGTGTCGCTCAGCAGCAGGACCCGCTCCGCCTCCGTGCAGATCCGCGACAGCCCGCGATCTCCCCAACCTCCGGCCGCCACGGCGAGCAGCCCGCACGCCAGCCGGGGGAACGTGATCCGCCCCGCCCCGCCCACGGGTTCCGCGAGCTGCTCCGCGATCGCCGACAGCGCCTCGTAGGCGGGCGACCAGGTCTCCGGGGGCCGGCCCGGGGGAGGCCGGTCGAACCGCGTCTCCTCGCCGTCGATCAACGCGACGGGAGTACGCCCCCGGCACGCCGCCCGCAACTCCCGCAGCACGGTGCTTCTCCCGAGCCCCCGGGCCCCCGCCAGCACCACGAAGGGGGGTTCCTCCGGGGGCTGGAACGCGGTGGGTATGTCGAAGAGGGCGTGGGTCTGCGTTGTTGCCGTTGTCATAGCTGCTGTGGTTATCAACAGCTGTGGAGGGAGGGGCCGTTGTTCCGGAGTACGGCGAAGGCTGACCGTTCGCTTACGACTCCGACCGAACAGCGCCTATGAAGGAGAGCCAGGCGGAGCGGTTGATGACCAGTACCGGGCCGTGGGGGTTCTTGCTGTCACGGACGGGGACGAGTCCGGGGAAACCGGGGGCTACTTCGATGCAGTTGCCGCCGTTGTCGCCGCTGTGGCTGCTCTTGATCCAGGTCGCCGTGCTCAGCTCGTACCTGGAAGAGGTCCCCTCGTGAACTAGGGCCGGTCCGGGCCCAGCGCCTCGCGGACCGCGGTCAGGATGGCCTCGGTGTCGGCGCCCAGGGCGCGGGCGGAGGAGGTGAAGTCGCGGGCGAGGGTGGCGAGTTGCACGGCGTGTGGGCGGGTCGGGCCGACGGGGGGTGCCGCCACCCGGGTGCCCGCGCCCCGGCGGGTGCGGATCAGTGCGCCGGCCTCCAGCTCGCGGTAGGCGCGGGCCACGGTGCCGGGTGCCAGTCCGAGGTCGGTGGCCAGCTGCCGCACGGTCGGCAGCCGGTCGCCCTCGGCCAGCCGCCCGGTGACGATCAGCGCGGCGAGCTGCGCGCGGATCTGCTCGTACGGCGGGACCTGGCTGGTGGTGTCGACGCGGACGGCGGCCTCACTCATCGTCGTAGGACCCCTCTGCCGCCGCCTCGTCCTCGACGGCCCGCGGTGCCACCACTGTGACCAGGGACCAGACGACGGTGATCAGGTTCAGCAGGGCCAGCGGGTAGAACACCCAGAAGGTGAGCACGCCCAGTACGCCGGCGCACCCCGTCTCCGTCAGCGCGAGGGAGACCATCAGCACGGCGTACAGCTGCTGGCTCGACACCAGTAGGCCCCACGCCCCGGTGACCGCCCACGCGCGGTCCCGGCGCTGCTGCTCCTCGCCGGGGCCGTGGGCGATGCGGCGCAGGGCCCAGACGCAGGTGGGAGTGGCTATGGCGAGCGCGCCGAACATCGGGAGGGTGTAGTACAGGCCGGGCCAGGGGCCGGTGGTCACGCGCATCCCGTTGCAGGCGAGGGTAAAGACCTTCCCTGCACTGAAGACGCGGTCGGGGTCGACGGAGGCCGTGATCACCAGCAGGACGACGAGGGAGACCCCCTGGAGGGCGATCAGAGGACCCATGCGCGGTGGCACATGGTCTCTGACCAGGCGCGGGGCGAGACTCGCGGTGCGGACGGCCTCCTGGGGGCGCAGGGTCAGGGCATCGGCGAGCAGGACGCCGGCCACCGCGCACAGGCCGAAGGCCGTGATGCAGAAGACCACGCGCTGCTCGAACTCGACGTCCCCCAGCGTGGACAGCTCCTGTGCGACCACGAGGCCTATGGCCAGCCCGGACCAGCGGGCGTAGTGGTCGGCGTGGTCGAGCAACCGGTGCTGGAGCGGCGCGGTGTCGAGCATGCGGAGATCCCCCCGGATCATCTTGTATCAAGCGGTGAGTACAAGATGCCCCGGCCGGGATCTTGTGTCAAACGTTCGATACAAGGTGACGCAGGGGGAGACGGCTTCCGGGGTGAGGAGGTTCCCGCGACGCGACGCGACGCGACGCGACGCGACGGGACGCGACGGGACGAGACGCGACGCGGGAGCGGAACGGTCGGTCAGTCGACGGTGATCGAGTCCAGCTGTGCCCGCAGGTAGACGTGCGAGTCCACGGGTGGGTGCGCCACCCGTCCGACCGGCGGGGGAACGGACTCGACGACCGTGCCCGGGGTGCACTCGCCGAAGTAGACCAGCGACATCAGCTCCTCGGCGGGCTCGTCGGCCGGGGGCGGCAGGACGCGGTGGCGTCCGGAACGCCAGCGGTCGCCGGTCCAACGGGCCATCAGGTCACCGATGTTGATGGTGAAGGCGGCGGGGTCGTACGGGGCGTCCTCCCAGCCGCCCTCGTCCGTGAAGACCTGGAGTCCGCCCTTCCCGGCCTGCCGGTCGAGGATCGTGACCGTGCCGAAGTCGGTGTGCGGGCCGATCCGGAACTGGCCCGGCACGGGGTCGCCGATGACCTCCGTGCCCGGGTACCAGTTGATGTTGAAGCCGTAGGTGGGGTGGCTCATGTGCCGGGAGAAGAAGTCCGGCTCCAGACCGAGGGCCTGGCCGAGGAGGGAGAGCAGCAGGTTCTCCAGCTCGGCCATCCGCGCCAGGTACTCCTCGCACAGTGCCCGCAGCTCCGGCACCTCCGCCGGCCACACGTTCGGCGCGTACCACTCCGCGTTCACGACCGGGTCGTCGAACGGCTCGTGCGTCGCGAACGTCAGCGACTCCTTGAGGTCCGGCGGAGTCTCCGTCCCCTCCGCGTACCCGTTGGCCTCGGCCCCCGGCCCGAGCCAGCCGCGTCCGCCGACCTTCACCTCGTACGCCTGCTTGGCCTCGACGGGCAGTACGAAGAAGGCCCGAGCGGCCTTGCGGATACGGGTCCGGAGGCTCGGATCGACCCCGTGCCCCGTCACGAGCAGGAAACCGGCGGTCTGGAGCGCCTCGTCGACGGTACGGGCGATGCCGGCACGGGCTTCGGGGCCGCCGTCGCGCCAGGGGCCCAGATCGATGGTGGGGATGCGGGGCGTCCTGGGCCTATTCACCGATGTCACCGATGTCCTCATTCCACAGTGCCGGGTTGTTCTCGACGAAGTCACGCATCAGGGACGCACACTCCG
Proteins encoded:
- a CDS encoding alpha/beta hydrolase; amino-acid sequence: MRRRRLVPLLAVSVTATLAPALATSTATAAPAASPSTVSRSTASSSAAEGALDRYVKQKPKWKRCDADAPAKFQCATIKVPLDYRAPGGKRIDLAISRLKSTAPDKRRGVLFSNPGGPGGSGLYMPLGIQELLPKAAQRKYDLIGFDPRGVGRSSPVSCGLKPKEENWLRPYKKETFAKDVAWARGVANKCEKKAGGTLRHITTRNTARDMDLIRTILGEKKISYLGYSYGTYLGAVYTQLFPRRADRFVLDSAVEPARAWRGMIQWWAEGAEPAFDRWTGWAAERSEKYGLGDTPKKVDRTFWDLVARAEKKPIEVDGQPITADDIRIGMRGAVFSPEFASEAMVELKKAAAGKPASAKKLAVFAGSVGTGTAGAAGGGAEVPSDNSMASFWAVVCGDNSAAWSRDPESYRRDAIKDKRRYPLFGDFASSIKPCAFWDKSVEPATRVNNKVGSLVVQNEWDSQTPLPSGQALHADLKGSRMVTVLGGEGHGVYPNGNACSDGAVNGYLLTGKLPAKDVTCEATAGSNAEARENQKRDVLPGSPLPERAPDRF
- a CDS encoding DUF397 domain-containing protein, whose amino-acid sequence is MSTATWIKSSHSGDNGGNCIEVAPGFPGLVPVRDSKNPHGPVLVINRSAWLSFIGAVRSES
- a CDS encoding isopenicillin N synthase family dioxygenase produces the protein MNRPRTPRIPTIDLGPWRDGGPEARAGIARTVDEALQTAGFLLVTGHGVDPSLRTRIRKAARAFFVLPVEAKQAYEVKVGGRGWLGPGAEANGYAEGTETPPDLKESLTFATHEPFDDPVVNAEWYAPNVWPAEVPELRALCEEYLARMAELENLLLSLLGQALGLEPDFFSRHMSHPTYGFNINWYPGTEVIGDPVPGQFRIGPHTDFGTVTILDRQAGKGGLQVFTDEGGWEDAPYDPAAFTINIGDLMARWTGDRWRSGRHRVLPPPADEPAEELMSLVYFGECTPGTVVESVPPPVGRVAHPPVDSHVYLRAQLDSITVD
- a CDS encoding CU044_5270 family protein; translated protein: MNDNPSPQEVPSSPGIPPAEDRDLPPGRRRVLREHLMREIDSGAEHAASARRAEDTEDTEDTEGNGPSVRQFWRRPAFVAPAVAAALTVAVVVGSTVAQNATTPPKQGADSATGRRGGIPSDESATALLERIAAAAGKRTLPPVRDDQFVYTEQEDYHWKADGALPTVNCAMTLEGHPYGVREIWASVDGRRAGLSRLYEGDDKVTNQPLAEQLPGKDQVNFFREAEDELPTDTEKMYRYLYGLKSGERPSGKASADRDAFDKAAALLSGQLLPSKAEAALYRAVARIPGLTVERGSEDAAGRTGMSVGIEGAYPGDFAQSRSRHELLFDTKTLDFLALNSINLDTPDDDCEVLDVGDLVSSVAVLRRGVVDETGQRP
- a CDS encoding RNA polymerase sigma factor; amino-acid sequence: MRARIRDGDAGAFGEVFDAYARSVYNHAFRLTGDWSTAEDIVSLTFLEAWRLRGKLDAEGGSPRPWLLGIATNVARNTRRAARRHAAAVARLPRPESERDFADEVAGNLDDRAYLRAVRAAVDRLRRPEREVLALCAWGGLDYAAAAEALGVPVGTVRSRLSRARAKLAAQVRDGEPGRGRGQTRGGHTSVAGPIQEGNP
- a CDS encoding GntR family transcriptional regulator; this encodes MSEAAVRVDTTSQVPPYEQIRAQLAALIVTGRLAEGDRLPTVRQLATDLGLAPGTVARAYRELEAGALIRTRRGAGTRVAAPPVGPTRPHAVQLATLARDFTSSARALGADTEAILTAVREALGPDRP